Proteins encoded in a region of the Stieleria neptunia genome:
- a CDS encoding DUF1501 domain-containing protein — protein sequence MARRWTNCEGLTRRDGLKLGLGGLIAGGLSGALSARARASSAADSSRPSAQADACILVWQDGGPSHYETFDPKPDAPVEIRGAYQPIATQTPGVQFAQPMKKLAAISNELAIVRSIRHDQGNHGAGNHYMMTGAPPRIPVGCGAFVSFHPSLGSVVAKEIGAPHGIPAYFSLPRMSRSGGPNFLGSKYAPFVVPDSPNSSGFRVRDVTIPDGLTGERFASRQEIRKQIDTMLRFNDASVADPTLAVDEFYGQGMQIISSKEAQAAFDIHQESDEVRDAYGRNTFGQQALLARRLVGAGVPFVTLYQGGWDHHTDIFKALDTKLPPFEATIAALIADLKQQGMLERTLVVVLGEFGRTPKINARGGRDHWSNAMSVMFAGGQTPGGQVVGATDRQGYAAIERVLSPENFVSTIYQKLGIDPGQMMYTPEGRPTHLVSDATPIDELMG from the coding sequence ATGGCTAGACGTTGGACGAATTGCGAAGGCCTGACCCGCCGCGATGGGTTGAAACTGGGGCTGGGCGGGCTGATCGCCGGAGGCCTTTCGGGCGCGTTGAGCGCCCGCGCTCGAGCCTCTTCGGCAGCGGATTCAAGCCGCCCGAGCGCCCAGGCCGATGCGTGTATCTTGGTCTGGCAAGACGGTGGTCCCAGCCACTACGAAACCTTTGACCCCAAGCCCGACGCGCCGGTCGAAATCCGCGGTGCGTACCAGCCGATCGCGACCCAAACCCCCGGCGTACAATTCGCTCAGCCGATGAAGAAACTGGCGGCGATCAGCAACGAACTGGCGATCGTCCGCTCGATTCGCCACGACCAGGGCAACCACGGTGCAGGAAACCACTACATGATGACCGGGGCACCGCCGCGAATCCCGGTCGGTTGTGGCGCCTTCGTCAGTTTCCACCCCAGCCTGGGCAGCGTGGTGGCCAAAGAAATCGGCGCGCCCCACGGCATCCCCGCCTATTTCTCGCTGCCCCGCATGTCCCGCTCCGGCGGCCCCAATTTCTTGGGCAGCAAGTACGCGCCGTTCGTCGTTCCCGACAGCCCCAACAGTTCCGGCTTTCGCGTCCGGGATGTCACCATCCCCGACGGATTAACCGGCGAGCGGTTTGCGTCGCGACAGGAAATCCGCAAGCAGATCGACACGATGCTTCGCTTCAACGATGCCTCGGTCGCCGATCCGACCTTGGCCGTCGACGAGTTCTACGGACAGGGAATGCAGATCATCAGCAGCAAAGAGGCTCAAGCGGCCTTTGACATCCATCAGGAATCCGACGAAGTCCGCGATGCCTATGGCCGCAACACCTTCGGCCAGCAAGCCTTGTTGGCCAGACGACTGGTCGGTGCGGGCGTTCCCTTTGTGACGCTTTATCAAGGCGGTTGGGATCACCACACCGACATCTTCAAAGCCCTTGACACCAAACTGCCCCCGTTCGAAGCGACGATCGCCGCCCTGATCGCGGACCTGAAACAACAAGGCATGCTCGAGCGCACCCTGGTGGTCGTGTTGGGCGAGTTCGGACGGACGCCGAAGATCAACGCTCGGGGCGGACGCGACCACTGGTCCAACGCGATGAGCGTGATGTTCGCCGGCGGACAGACCCCCGGAGGCCAGGTCGTCGGAGCCACCGATCGACAAGGCTACGCCGCAATCGAGCGTGTGTTGTCGCCGGAAAACTTCGTCTCGACGATCTATCAAAAACTCGGAATCGATCCCGGCCAAATGATGTACACGCCGGAAGGCCGCCCGACCCACTTGGTCAGCGACGCCACCCCGATCGACGAGTTGATGGGTTAG
- a CDS encoding hybrid sensor histidine kinase/response regulator yields the protein MADLHGIETDEPAPDDSGSDVLDSLAPNHSLAAYESLVNTLPLSLLIKDTDGRRLFANETYLKTRGCTLEDVLGKRDDELFPPDIARAYMKDDQEVIRTGESLHSVEESVDKFGQRQWIERIKSPVLDAHQRVIGIQLIFWDVTDRHLAESELKYERYLLTALLENIPDSIYFKDPDSRFVRISEAMARKFGLASAEVIGKTDADIFTETHAAAAREDELRIMQTREPVVDLVERETWPDRDDTWCMSTKMPLTEDDDERVIGTFGISRDITELIKYEEALRKARDEADAANRAKSDFLANMSHEIRTPMNAIIGMSELLAQTKLNSEQLDYINLVRDSAESLLLLLNEILDFSKIESRKLKLESIPFSLRDLIQRTSQSLAIRAAKKTIELACRVAPDLPDRWIGDPGRLRQVMLNLIGNAIKFTDEGEVLVEVCAGEAGPDAPPNHLPLRFSVTDTGIGIPKEKHASILDPFTQADESTTRRFGGTGLGLAISKELVQLMHGELQLESQPGRGTTFYFTAFFPLAGDQTVDREGDLGSLAELPVLVVDDNATNLRILKEILTNWRLTPTLAAGGASALQAVADAAQGGQPFQLAILDCMMPEMDGFELATQLRSQFSSEQLKLIMLSSSSSGDALQRCQDIGIARYLTKPAVQSELLDTILQVMQRKRAAKIDPRANLPECLPMRVLVAEDGLANQHVAVGMLRASGHQPIVVSDGREAVARYESEPFDMILMDMHMPVMDGIDATKAIRAHERVTGRHIPIIALTAAAMKEDAEACAQSGMDGYLTKPIHQRRLQETMARFAPETSVLAASGNAAAAKPDPGGPNEPAATDPPRQPPATPQPTAASDADGTGSSDSGSVAFHTIDLQAAASRIPGGSRGLARLAEVFIAECTGLLQVLNDSIPDGDPVVVARSAHTLKGSASLFFAEAVRETALRIETKARDNDLAATVTDLAQLNTAAGAMLAELNQLLQSHPD from the coding sequence ATGGCAGATCTGCACGGCATAGAGACGGACGAACCGGCCCCGGATGACTCGGGAAGCGACGTCCTTGACTCCTTGGCCCCGAATCACTCGCTCGCCGCGTATGAGTCGCTGGTCAATACGCTGCCGTTGAGTCTGTTGATCAAGGACACCGACGGCCGACGGTTATTCGCCAACGAAACGTATCTCAAGACCCGCGGCTGCACGCTCGAAGACGTGCTGGGCAAACGCGACGACGAACTGTTTCCGCCCGACATCGCACGGGCCTACATGAAGGACGACCAGGAAGTCATCCGCACCGGAGAATCGCTGCACAGCGTCGAAGAGTCCGTCGACAAATTCGGCCAACGGCAATGGATCGAGCGGATCAAAAGCCCCGTCCTGGATGCCCATCAACGCGTCATCGGGATCCAACTGATCTTCTGGGACGTCACCGATCGACACCTCGCCGAAAGCGAACTGAAATACGAACGCTACCTGCTCACCGCGTTGTTGGAAAACATTCCCGACAGCATCTACTTCAAAGATCCGGACAGCCGGTTCGTTCGGATCAGCGAAGCGATGGCGCGAAAGTTCGGTCTGGCCAGTGCCGAAGTGATCGGCAAAACCGACGCCGACATCTTCACCGAAACACACGCCGCCGCCGCCCGCGAAGACGAATTGCGGATCATGCAAACCCGCGAACCCGTCGTCGATCTGGTCGAACGCGAAACCTGGCCCGACCGAGACGACACCTGGTGCATGTCCACCAAAATGCCGTTGACCGAAGACGACGACGAGCGAGTGATCGGCACCTTCGGCATCTCACGCGACATCACCGAACTGATCAAGTACGAAGAAGCGCTCCGCAAAGCCCGCGACGAAGCCGACGCGGCCAACCGGGCCAAGAGCGATTTCCTGGCCAACATGAGCCACGAAATTCGCACCCCGATGAACGCCATCATCGGCATGTCCGAATTGCTGGCCCAAACCAAACTCAACAGCGAACAACTCGACTACATCAACCTAGTGCGTGATTCGGCCGAATCGCTGCTGCTGTTGCTCAACGAGATCCTGGATTTTTCGAAAATCGAATCGCGGAAACTGAAACTGGAATCGATCCCGTTCTCGTTGCGTGATCTGATCCAGCGCACCAGTCAATCCTTGGCGATCCGCGCCGCCAAGAAAACCATCGAACTGGCCTGTCGCGTCGCACCGGATCTTCCCGATCGCTGGATCGGAGACCCCGGACGATTGCGTCAGGTGATGCTCAACCTGATCGGCAACGCGATCAAATTCACCGACGAAGGCGAGGTGCTGGTCGAAGTCTGTGCCGGAGAAGCGGGCCCGGACGCGCCGCCGAATCACCTGCCGCTGCGGTTCAGCGTCACAGACACCGGAATCGGAATCCCCAAAGAAAAACACGCGTCAATCCTGGACCCGTTCACGCAAGCCGATGAATCGACGACCCGCCGATTCGGCGGCACGGGACTGGGGCTGGCCATCTCGAAAGAACTGGTCCAGTTGATGCACGGAGAGTTGCAGCTGGAAAGCCAACCCGGCCGAGGCACGACGTTCTACTTCACAGCGTTCTTTCCGCTCGCCGGAGACCAAACCGTTGACCGAGAAGGCGACCTGGGCAGCCTTGCCGAACTGCCCGTGCTGGTCGTCGACGACAACGCGACGAACCTGCGAATCCTGAAAGAGATCCTGACCAACTGGCGGTTGACCCCGACGCTGGCCGCCGGTGGCGCCAGCGCGCTGCAGGCGGTCGCCGACGCGGCTCAAGGCGGCCAACCGTTTCAGCTGGCGATCCTGGATTGCATGATGCCGGAAATGGACGGATTCGAACTCGCCACGCAGCTCCGCAGCCAGTTCTCCAGCGAGCAACTGAAACTGATCATGCTGTCGTCGTCCTCCAGCGGCGACGCCCTGCAACGTTGCCAAGACATCGGCATCGCCCGCTACCTGACCAAACCCGCCGTGCAATCAGAATTGCTGGACACGATCCTGCAAGTCATGCAGCGGAAACGAGCCGCGAAGATCGATCCGCGTGCGAATCTGCCCGAATGTCTGCCGATGCGTGTCCTGGTCGCCGAAGACGGCTTGGCCAATCAACACGTCGCCGTCGGAATGCTCCGCGCTTCGGGCCATCAACCCATCGTCGTCAGCGACGGACGCGAAGCGGTCGCCCGGTACGAGTCCGAACCGTTTGACATGATCTTGATGGACATGCACATGCCCGTGATGGACGGCATCGACGCGACCAAGGCGATTCGCGCGCACGAGCGCGTCACCGGTCGGCACATCCCGATCATCGCGCTGACCGCCGCGGCGATGAAGGAGGATGCCGAGGCCTGCGCCCAATCGGGCATGGACGGCTACCTGACCAAACCGATCCACCAGCGGCGGCTGCAAGAAACGATGGCCCGGTTTGCCCCCGAGACGTCCGTGCTCGCGGCCTCGGGGAACGCTGCCGCTGCGAAACCTGACCCCGGCGGACCAAACGAGCCGGCGGCGACGGATCCGCCCCGCCAGCCGCCGGCAACCCCGCAACCGACGGCGGCCAGTGACGCCGATGGCACCGGCTCCAGCGACTCTGGCTCCGTTGCCTTCCACACGATCGATCTGCAAGCGGCGGCCAGCCGAATCCCCGGCGGATCACGGGGACTTGCGCGGCTGGCCGAAGTGTTCATCGCCGAATGCACGGGCCTGTTGCAAGTCCTCAATGACAGCATTCCCGATGGCGATCCCGTCGTGGTCGCCCGCAGCGCCCACACCTTGAAAGGGTCCGCCAGCCTATTTTTCGCCGAAGCGGTTCGCGAAACGGCGCTGCGGATCGAAACCAAAGCCCGCGACAACGACTTGGCCGCCACCGTCACCGATTTGGCTCAGCTGAACACCGCTGCCGGCGCCATGCTGGCCGAACTGAACCAGCTTCTCCAGTCCCACCCCGACTGA
- a CDS encoding ATP-binding response regulator: protein MAKVLLVEDSPTQAVEMRMLLEEGSHEVRHAANGRLALDILDQEPLDIVVTDLEMPEVNGLELVEMMRTDYAHIPAILVTARGSEDLAAEALQKGAAGYVPKNHLQSLLNDTIVDVLGVIRTDASFAKLISKLTKNVFEFRLSNESDLISPLVGLLMQVVSGMELISGAEMNRLGVAIEHALINAMYRGNLQLGPSVTPAHHAIIYDDATSDLIERRKQEAPYKDRQVYVEATASKQEIKIVIRDEGNGFDTSKVPDKVDANLFAAESGKGLVLMKSFADELSFNEIGNEVTMIKKCC, encoded by the coding sequence ATGGCGAAGGTACTATTGGTCGAAGACAGCCCGACTCAGGCGGTCGAAATGCGGATGCTGCTGGAGGAAGGCAGTCACGAGGTACGCCATGCGGCCAACGGGCGATTGGCGCTGGATATCTTGGACCAAGAACCGTTGGACATCGTGGTGACCGACCTGGAGATGCCGGAGGTCAACGGTTTGGAACTGGTGGAAATGATGCGGACCGACTATGCGCACATTCCGGCCATTTTGGTCACCGCGCGTGGATCGGAAGACCTAGCCGCCGAAGCGTTGCAAAAAGGGGCGGCCGGCTATGTGCCCAAAAACCACCTGCAATCGCTGCTCAACGACACGATCGTCGACGTGCTGGGTGTGATCCGAACCGACGCCAGCTTTGCCAAGCTGATCTCCAAGCTGACCAAAAATGTTTTCGAATTCCGACTGTCCAACGAGAGTGATTTGATTTCACCGCTGGTCGGCTTGCTGATGCAAGTCGTCTCGGGGATGGAATTGATCAGCGGCGCAGAAATGAATCGACTGGGCGTGGCGATCGAACACGCGTTGATCAACGCCATGTATCGGGGCAACCTGCAACTGGGACCTTCGGTGACCCCGGCCCATCACGCGATCATTTACGACGACGCGACTTCGGATTTGATTGAACGGCGCAAACAGGAAGCCCCCTACAAGGATCGCCAAGTCTACGTCGAGGCCACGGCCAGCAAGCAAGAGATCAAGATCGTGATCCGCGATGAAGGAAACGGATTTGACACGTCCAAGGTGCCTGACAAAGTCGACGCCAACCTGTTTGCCGCCGAATCCGGCAAGGGGCTGGTGTTGATGAAAAGCTTTGCCGACGAGTTGAGTTTTAACGAAATCGGAAACGAGGTCACGATGATCAAGAAGTGTTGTTAG
- a CDS encoding DUF1549 and DUF1553 domain-containing protein, translating into MPDRLESRLSNRRAVLSALILVALCAPRAAGTELPAKQDSANAAVSFELDVQPILAAHGCNAGACHGKQRGQNGFQLSLLGFDSDFDHDAIARQARGRRLSITAPESSLLIQKATAELPHGGGRKIEVDSDAYHTLVSWIRQGAPRRLADEPVLESVELKQTDFALPPSGTAGLSTVAYYSDGTTRDVTKMTSYLSNDAAIVQVDSEGRLKAGPVPGETAVMARYMNHIRVANVSIPRTEALPDGFYDDRPRANFIDDLVYDKLSQLQIRVSEPASDAVFLRRVYTDVIGRLPSAAEAEQFLDRQDSNKRGQLVDQLLEQPEYVDHWANQWADLLRPNPYRVGIKAVLNYDNWIRQQFRENVSHDEFARRLITAKGSTWHNGAVTLFRDRRSPDEVATLVSQLFLGVRLDCAKCHHHPFEKWSQHDFYSFAAFFGKVGRKGTGLSPPISGGEEIVYVSTKGDVRHPVTEEVLEPAPLFGTVDLAADDDPREALVDWMVSPENDYFAQVQVNRIWAQLMGRGFVDPVDDLRSTNPPSNPALLDALGKHFQQSGYDQKQLIKTIVLSNVYSASSTPNESNAGDRLNHSRHYRHRLRAEVLAEAVANATETTESFSALAPESRSNQVWTHRIGSVFLDTFGRPDPNKDPPCERIEDSSVTQTLHLMNSRELDGRIRNDSGRAARLAASKLSAAEIVTELYLAIFSRRPTAEEQRYCESLITAAGEQRRGAIEDLMWAMMNAPEFIIQN; encoded by the coding sequence ATGCCCGATCGCCTTGAATCGAGGTTGTCGAACCGTCGCGCCGTTCTGTCGGCGCTGATACTGGTCGCCTTGTGCGCTCCCCGAGCGGCCGGCACGGAGCTGCCGGCGAAACAAGACTCGGCGAACGCCGCCGTCAGTTTTGAACTCGATGTGCAACCGATCTTGGCCGCACACGGTTGCAACGCCGGAGCCTGTCACGGCAAGCAACGCGGGCAAAACGGTTTCCAGCTCTCACTGCTCGGCTTTGATTCCGACTTCGACCACGACGCGATCGCCCGTCAGGCGCGGGGACGGCGACTGAGCATCACCGCGCCGGAGTCGAGTTTATTGATCCAGAAAGCGACGGCCGAGTTGCCCCACGGGGGTGGCCGAAAAATCGAAGTCGACTCCGATGCCTACCACACACTCGTTTCCTGGATCCGCCAAGGCGCACCACGCCGGCTGGCGGACGAACCCGTGCTGGAATCGGTCGAACTGAAACAGACTGATTTTGCGCTCCCCCCCTCGGGCACCGCCGGGCTGTCGACAGTCGCTTACTACAGTGACGGGACGACGCGTGACGTCACCAAGATGACCAGTTACTTGTCCAACGATGCCGCCATCGTGCAAGTCGATTCGGAGGGCCGATTGAAGGCCGGTCCGGTTCCGGGCGAGACCGCGGTGATGGCCCGCTACATGAATCACATTCGCGTCGCCAACGTCAGCATCCCGCGCACCGAAGCGTTGCCGGATGGATTCTATGACGACCGACCACGCGCCAACTTTATCGATGACTTGGTTTATGACAAACTGAGCCAACTGCAAATCCGAGTCTCCGAGCCGGCGAGCGACGCCGTTTTCTTGCGCCGCGTCTACACCGACGTGATCGGCCGCTTGCCATCGGCTGCGGAAGCGGAACAGTTTCTCGATCGCCAAGACAGCAACAAACGCGGGCAACTGGTCGACCAGCTGTTGGAACAACCCGAATACGTCGATCACTGGGCCAACCAATGGGCGGATCTGTTACGTCCGAATCCCTACCGGGTCGGCATCAAGGCGGTGCTCAATTACGACAATTGGATCCGCCAGCAATTCCGCGAAAACGTTTCCCATGACGAGTTTGCCCGCCGCTTGATCACCGCCAAGGGCAGCACCTGGCACAACGGTGCGGTCACGTTGTTTCGCGACCGTCGCAGCCCCGATGAAGTCGCCACGCTGGTCAGCCAGCTATTCCTGGGCGTGCGGTTGGACTGCGCAAAATGCCATCATCATCCCTTTGAAAAATGGAGCCAGCACGACTTCTATTCCTTCGCCGCCTTTTTCGGAAAAGTCGGTCGCAAGGGCACGGGGCTGTCCCCGCCCATCTCCGGTGGTGAAGAGATCGTTTACGTTTCCACCAAGGGCGACGTCCGGCATCCGGTGACCGAAGAAGTGCTCGAACCGGCTCCGCTGTTCGGAACGGTCGACCTGGCCGCCGATGACGACCCGCGCGAAGCCCTGGTGGATTGGATGGTTTCCCCGGAAAACGATTATTTTGCCCAAGTCCAGGTGAACCGCATCTGGGCTCAACTGATGGGACGCGGCTTCGTCGATCCGGTCGATGATTTGCGCAGCACCAATCCGCCCAGCAACCCCGCGTTGCTCGATGCATTGGGCAAACACTTTCAACAGTCCGGCTACGATCAAAAACAACTGATCAAGACGATTGTGCTCTCCAACGTGTACTCGGCCAGCTCAACGCCCAACGAATCCAACGCGGGCGATCGGCTGAATCACTCGCGTCACTATCGGCATCGCTTGCGTGCCGAAGTTTTGGCCGAAGCGGTTGCCAATGCCACCGAGACGACCGAATCGTTTTCCGCGTTGGCCCCCGAGTCGCGTTCCAATCAAGTTTGGACGCACCGGATCGGATCGGTTTTCCTGGACACGTTCGGCCGCCCCGATCCGAACAAGGATCCTCCCTGCGAACGGATCGAGGATTCGTCGGTCACGCAAACCTTGCACCTGATGAATTCGCGTGAACTCGACGGCCGCATTCGCAACGACTCCGGTCGCGCCGCGCGACTGGCCGCCAGCAAGTTGTCGGCGGCGGAGATCGTGACCGAACTGTACCTGGCGATTTTTTCTCGTCGGCCGACCGCCGAAGAGCAACGATACTGCGAATCACTGATCACCGCAGCGGGCGAGCAACGACGCGGCGCGATCGAAGACTTGATGTGGGCGATGATGAACGCTCCCGAATTCATTATTCAAAATTGA
- a CDS encoding protein kinase domain-containing protein — protein MKSLHSMTLIQLCGDVALEPNHEDPESMIPDRSSAPTASISKDRVESEAAGDFDHDDCQEQSIAQMERYAIDKQIGKGGMGLVYHAYDSTFDREVAIKVLLKNYQGRDEACQRFFQEARTTARLQHPGIVSVYDMGISDDGQPFFAMKLVEGRTLSELMKTENKTQLQYSRLLDVFARVCQTIAYAHSHQTVHLDIKPSNVMVGAYGEVHVMDWGLSRQLGKSPIELTPICPAAVEHISDEQLSMILSNSKIIGTPSYMAPEQARGHHISVRSDVFGLGALLCEILTGKPPYEGSSFRRIYRRAARGSLDKTYQRLDACDADPAIIALAKRCLAREENARPADAGTIATQITTYLESSKERAERDLCRFFELSMDLFCIASLDGYFKRVNSNFSRVLGYSDSELISKPFIEFLHPDDVQQTIRAIGTLAQGDSIAAFCNRYRDSGGNYRWIQWNAKSIPQDNTIFAVARVVDGPDG, from the coding sequence ATGAAGAGTTTGCATTCGATGACCTTGATCCAACTCTGCGGCGATGTTGCCCTTGAACCGAATCATGAGGATCCGGAATCGATGATCCCCGACCGCTCCTCGGCGCCCACCGCATCGATCTCGAAAGACCGTGTGGAAAGCGAGGCGGCGGGAGATTTCGATCACGACGATTGCCAAGAGCAATCGATCGCCCAGATGGAACGGTATGCGATCGACAAACAGATCGGCAAGGGCGGCATGGGGTTGGTCTATCACGCCTACGACAGCACCTTTGATCGGGAGGTGGCGATCAAGGTGTTGCTGAAGAACTATCAGGGCCGAGACGAAGCGTGCCAACGTTTTTTCCAAGAAGCCCGCACGACCGCACGGCTGCAGCATCCGGGAATCGTCTCGGTCTACGACATGGGGATCAGCGACGATGGACAGCCCTTCTTTGCGATGAAACTGGTCGAGGGCAGGACGCTCAGTGAGCTGATGAAGACGGAAAATAAAACCCAGCTGCAGTATTCGCGTCTGCTGGATGTCTTCGCCCGAGTCTGTCAGACGATCGCCTATGCACACTCGCACCAAACCGTCCACCTGGACATCAAGCCGTCCAATGTGATGGTGGGGGCGTACGGCGAAGTCCACGTGATGGATTGGGGATTGAGCCGTCAATTGGGAAAATCCCCGATTGAACTGACCCCGATCTGCCCTGCGGCGGTGGAACACATTTCTGACGAGCAGCTCTCGATGATCCTGTCCAACAGCAAGATCATCGGCACGCCGAGCTACATGGCTCCGGAACAGGCGCGCGGCCATCACATCAGCGTGCGTTCAGACGTCTTCGGCTTGGGCGCGTTGCTGTGCGAAATCCTGACCGGCAAACCGCCCTACGAGGGATCGAGCTTTCGTCGCATTTATCGTCGCGCCGCACGAGGTTCCCTCGACAAAACGTACCAACGCCTGGACGCCTGCGACGCGGATCCGGCGATCATCGCGTTGGCCAAACGCTGTTTGGCCCGAGAGGAAAATGCTCGGCCCGCCGACGCGGGAACCATCGCCACGCAGATCACCACCTACCTGGAATCCTCCAAGGAGCGTGCCGAACGAGACCTCTGCCGATTCTTTGAACTCAGCATGGATCTGTTCTGCATCGCCAGCTTGGACGGATACTTCAAACGTGTCAATTCGAACTTTTCCCGGGTGTTGGGCTACAGCGATAGCGAATTGATCTCCAAACCGTTCATCGAATTCCTTCACCCCGACGACGTCCAGCAAACGATCCGAGCGATCGGCACGCTGGCCCAGGGCGATTCGATCGCGGCGTTCTGCAATCGCTACCGTGATTCCGGCGGAAACTATCGCTGGATCCAGTGGAACGCCAAATCGATTCCGCAAGACAACACGATCTTCGCCGTCGCCCGCGTGGTCGATGGCCCGGATGGTTGA
- a CDS encoding cation:proton antiporter domain-containing protein, producing MAILMGEFHLHITSTIGLLLAVCLAAGVLADFVHLPKVTAFLLVGLLVGPSALDWVPTEHVELFEPLLKLAMALVLFNLGCEFTFSKVRRVAAHCMALSIAEITATAVLVSIGLILFGCSGSMALLLGCLAVATAPATTILVLKEFRSEGPVTESTGFMVAMNNFACIILFEFAFLAIGWSQGTLQVSFSSQMLSVLLNVGGSMGLGIVGGLVVSYGCGFLNMKRWLVLLVAAVTFLLGVDESFEIPYMLSFLMMGVTVANTSDYKQKIVDELDHLSGLLAVLFFVAHGTELDAGAFIAAGKLGIVYIAFRIVGKWLGVYVAAKATRQPPEVRNWGGSCLFAQAGAAIALSTIAVNRNPELGKPIQDIILGSVVLFEIIGPLFIRHSLIQTGEVPLAQAIHHTSRTPLEQLREVVDRFRAAVNGTAPAAAVIGKVKVSDLLRKTKGIHQSADFDQVVAHIEHSHDNTYPVVDDRMRVVGVIRYPLLSDVLFDHSAAKLVRAEDLVSDIDSCLHEDDPAARAFELFQGETDDCIPVVQRASPHELLGVVRRSDVMHALITQRRKSK from the coding sequence ATGGCGATCCTCATGGGTGAATTTCATCTGCACATCACCAGCACGATTGGACTGTTGCTGGCGGTTTGTCTGGCTGCCGGTGTCCTGGCCGATTTCGTCCATTTGCCCAAGGTCACGGCGTTTCTGTTGGTGGGGCTGCTGGTCGGCCCGAGCGCCCTGGACTGGGTCCCGACCGAACACGTCGAGCTGTTCGAACCGTTGCTGAAACTGGCGATGGCGTTGGTCCTATTCAATCTGGGCTGCGAGTTCACGTTTTCCAAGGTCCGGCGTGTCGCGGCGCATTGCATGGCGCTCTCGATCGCGGAAATCACGGCGACCGCCGTCCTGGTCTCGATCGGCTTGATCCTGTTCGGCTGCTCGGGCAGCATGGCGTTGTTGCTGGGGTGCTTGGCCGTGGCGACCGCACCGGCGACCACCATCCTGGTGCTGAAAGAATTCCGCTCCGAAGGCCCGGTGACCGAAAGCACGGGCTTTATGGTCGCGATGAATAATTTTGCCTGCATCATCCTGTTCGAGTTCGCATTCCTGGCGATCGGATGGTCCCAGGGAACACTGCAGGTTTCCTTCAGCAGCCAGATGTTGAGCGTGTTGCTGAACGTCGGCGGATCGATGGGGCTGGGGATCGTGGGCGGATTGGTGGTCAGCTACGGCTGCGGGTTTCTGAACATGAAACGCTGGCTGGTGTTGTTGGTCGCCGCCGTCACGTTCCTGTTGGGCGTCGACGAATCGTTCGAGATTCCGTACATGCTGTCCTTTCTGATGATGGGCGTGACGGTTGCCAACACGTCGGATTACAAACAGAAAATCGTCGACGAGCTGGATCACTTGTCCGGCTTGCTGGCGGTTCTGTTCTTCGTCGCCCACGGCACCGAACTCGATGCCGGCGCGTTCATCGCCGCCGGCAAACTGGGCATCGTCTACATCGCGTTTCGGATCGTCGGCAAATGGCTGGGCGTCTACGTCGCCGCCAAAGCCACCCGGCAACCGCCGGAAGTGCGCAATTGGGGCGGCTCGTGTCTGTTCGCCCAGGCCGGCGCCGCGATCGCACTGTCCACCATTGCCGTCAACCGCAATCCCGAATTGGGCAAACCGATTCAAGACATCATCCTGGGATCGGTCGTCTTGTTCGAAATCATCGGGCCGCTGTTCATCCGACATTCGCTAATCCAAACCGGCGAAGTCCCGTTGGCCCAGGCGATCCACCACACCAGCCGCACGCCGCTGGAACAGCTGCGCGAAGTCGTCGACCGGTTCCGTGCGGCGGTCAACGGCACCGCCCCCGCGGCGGCGGTGATCGGCAAAGTCAAGGTCAGCGATCTGTTGCGAAAAACCAAAGGCATCCACCAATCCGCCGACTTTGACCAAGTCGTCGCGCATATCGAACACAGCCACGACAACACCTACCCGGTCGTCGACGACCGCATGCGTGTCGTCGGCGTGATTCGCTACCCGCTGCTCAGCGACGTCCTGTTCGATCACAGCGCCGCGAAACTGGTGCGTGCCGAAGACCTCGTCAGCGACATTGATTCCTGTCTGCACGAAGACGACCCGGCGGCACGAGCGTTCGAATTGTTTCAAGGCGAAACGGACGACTGCATCCCCGTCGTCCAACGCGCCAGCCCCCACGAATTGTTGGGAGTGGTGCGGCGCAGCGACGTCATGCACGCGTTGATCACCCAGCGACGCAAAAGCAAATGA